A region from the Indicator indicator isolate 239-I01 chromosome 4, UM_Iind_1.1, whole genome shotgun sequence genome encodes:
- the MIDEAS gene encoding mitotic deacetylase-associated SANT domain protein, with amino-acid sequence MNLQAQQKSSSKRTGKRVAFFNEQEIAVSSKEPQQQLKEGRYYGPGGNIPVSQTMEISQAGGLTGAPNNVALMNSVYSQDRGESMMMSQTVTAVKWQNSVVGSRLPERGDSHWQSPPSMWNHSMVFGGNPKGPHSNAGASGFYGHSEALKRNQEKGVFVSQLDLYGDAVQQMMSQKAQLEQQALIRQQAQMNSFHQMQKQQQQQNQSLPLQPFQLAFGHQGQKQGLPELLHVYQEAPTSSSQSFTAQQKQQALPQLQLFENFYPQQQQQAATQAFSLQQTASSIAQPHVAAAAPQHRMMAHQFQQTERNQELFKALTEQSQQTVLPQTQIPFPRRSRRLSKEGVLLTPAGQVLASKQTEEQSSNLFLHHWQTHQQEVPLQQTPESVGHSKGNYLQPKRIDLGQKDVLVSSELCQVEVDRQTTAQNGRDEEEQAAAAEENTHRTNDFQGVRGGVIQSTRRRRRVSQEANLLTLAQKAVELASLQNVTELATSEEKKSAMIGASGPTAAKSVVEFASSSPAPKRTREDNSLVPLIIPVSVPVRKIDLQSLGKEKSEDGKLQKGQTNDRAPCERKPSVIVTRRRSNRNTNMETSNQHEDAVPKDEAEGFARKPKQRPRPEPLFIPPKAGTFIAPPVYSNITPYQSHLRSPVRLADHPSDRNFELPPYTPPPILSPVREGSGLYFNAILSSSGHPVAPPPMTPKSAHRTLLRSNSSEVTPPVLAVVGEATPVSIEPRINVGARFQAEIPALRDKSLAADDEHKAELVWQPWGDLETNKVTQENVENLLAAACSSIFPGAGTNQELALHFLHEAKGSILGALTKLLLKRPVRSPTHPLADYHYTGSDKWKVAEKKLFNKGIAIYKKDFFLVQKLIKTKTVAQCVEFYYTYKKQVKIGRNGTLIFGDIDVTNEKSMRDEAEVDIKSSHRFARVLPPRRDIYSEEQEHMEEEEEEEEEAEEGLSNRKKNTVPLKEEQTLQNDGIGSDASMIQEVTVTGRIGRKPRETTVKPRKPVTAPVQRRRRKQKIKSDATSKTQNTENTFPCKKCGRVFYKVKSRSAHMKSHAEQEKKAAALKQQEKEAAAAAAAHSQARQEESSESENSSSGSSSASSDEDGEI; translated from the exons ATGAATCTTCAGGCTCAGCAGAAGTCTTCAAGCAAAAGGACTGGGAAACGAGTTGCCTTTTTTAATGAGCAGGAAATAGCTGTGTCATCTAAAgaacctcagcagcagcttaaGGAAGGACGGTACTATGGTCCTGGTGGGAATATACCAGTCTCCCAAACAATGGAGATTTCTCAGGCAGGAGGATTAACAGGTGCTCCTAACAATGTTGCTTTGATGAACTCTGTTTACAGTCAAGATAGAGGAGAATCAATGATGATGTCCCAGACAGTAACAGCTGTCAAATGGCAAAATTCAGTAGTGGGCAGCCGGTTGCCAGAGAGGGGTGACAGCCACTGGCAGTCTCCCCCTTCCATGTGGAACCACAGTATGGTTTTTGGGGGTAACCCAAAAGGACCTCACTCCAACGCTGGTGCATCAGGCTTCTATGGCCACTCAGAAGCCCTGAAAAGAAATCAAGAGAAAGGAGTGTTTGTGTCACAGCTGGACTTATATGGAGATGCTGTCCAGCAAATGATGTCCCAGAAGGCTCAGCTAGAACAGCAAGCTCTGATTAGACAGCAAGCTCAAATGAATTCTTTTCATCAgatgcagaaacagcagcagcagcagaatcaaAGTCTGCCATTACAGCCTTTCCAACTTGCATTTGGTCACCAAGGCCAAAAGCAGGGTCTTCCTGAATTGTTACATGTCTATCAAGAAGCCCCAACTTCTTCCAGTCAGTCATTCACTGCTCAACAAAAACAGCAAGCTCTTCCCCAGCTACAACTCTTTGAAAATTTCTAtcctcaacagcagcagcaagctgccaCACAAGCCTTCAGTCTGCAGCAAACTGCTTCTTCCATAGCACAGCCTCatgtggcagctgcagcacctcagcatCGCATGATGGCACACCAGTTTCAGCAAACAGAGAGGAACCAGGAACTATTCAAGGCTCtaacagagcagagccagcagactGTGCTACCTCAGACCCAGATTCCCTTTCCAAGAAGGTCACGAAGACTTTCCAAAGAAGGTGTCCTGCTGACACCTGCAGGACAAGTGTTGGCTTCCAAGCAGACAGAAGAACAATCTAGCAATTTATTTCTGCATCACTGGCAAACGCATCAGCAGGAGGTCCCCTTACAGCAGACACCTGAGTCAGTGGGCCACAGCAAAGGCAACTATTTGCAGCCCAAGAGAATTGATCTGGGACAGAAGGATGTCCTGGTCAGTAGTGAGCTGTGCCAGGTAGAAGTAGACAGGCAAACCACAGCCCAGAATGGTAGAGATGAGGaggaacaggcagcagcagctgaagaaaacacTCACAGAACTAATGATTTTCAGGGTGTCAGAGGTGGTGTAATCCAGAGTACACGACGGAGACGGCGTGTTTCTCAAGAAGCCAATTTGCTGACTTTGGCCCAAAAAGCTGTAGAGCTGGCTTCTCTTCAGAATGTGACG gaaCTGGCtacttcagaagagaaaaagagtgcGATGATAGGAGCTTCAGGACCTACAGCTGCAAAAAGTGTTGTGGAATTTGCCAGTTCTTCACCAGCTCCCAAAAGAACCCGAGAGGATAACAGCCTTGTGCCTCTTATCATTCCTGTGTCTGTGCCAGTGAGAAAAATTGACTTGCAGAgccttggaaaggaaaaatctgAGGATGGAAAGCTCCAGAAAGGCCAAACAAATGATCGAGCTCCTTGTGAACGCAAGCCTTCCGTGATAGTCACTCGGAGGCGATCCAATCGTAATACTAACATGGAAACCTCAAACCAG CATGAAGATGCTGTTCCAAAGGATGAAGCAGAGGGCTTTGCCCGAAAACCAAAGCAGCGTCCAAGACCTGAGCCACTCTTCATCCCACCAAAAGCTGGCACCTTTATTGCACCACCTGTTTATTCTAACATTACTCCATATCAGAGCCACTTACGGTCACCTGTCCGTCTGGCAGATCATCCTTCAGACAGGAACTTTGAGCTACCTCCTTACACTCCTCCACCAATTCTTAGTCCAGTGAGAGAAGGATCCGGGCTATATTTTAATGCTATCCTCTCTTCAAGTGGTCATCCAGTTGCTCCACCTCCAATGACTCCTAAAAGTGCTCACAGAACTCTGCTTAGATCAA atAGTTCAGAAGTTACCCCTCCTGTTCTTGCAGTAGTGGGGGAAGCTACCCCGGTCAGCATTGAGCC GCGAATAAATGTAGGAGCTCGTTTTCAAGCAGAAATCCCAGCACTCCGAGACAAGTCTCTGGCAGCAGATGATGAACATAAAGCGGAGCTGGTGTGGCAGCCGTGGGGTGACCTGGAAACCAACAAAGTCACCCAAGAGAATG TGGAAAACCTGCTAGCTGCTGCCTGTTCAAGCATTTTTCCTGGGGCTGGAACCAaccaggagctggcactgcaTTTCTTACATGAAGCTAAGGGAAGCATTCTG GGAGCTTTgaccaagctgctgctgaagaggcCAGTACGATCACCTACCCACCCTTTGGCAGATTATCACTACACAG gatcaGACAAGTGGAAAGTTgctgaaaaaaagcttttcaacAAAGGCATTGCCATCTACAAGAAAGACTTTTTCTTGGTCCAAAAGCTT ataaaaaccaaaacagtggCTCAGTGTGTGGAATTCTACTACACATATAAGAAACAGGTGAAAATTGGTCGTAATGGGACCTTAATCTTTGGGGACATTGATGTCACCAATGAGAAATCTATGAGAGATGAAGCTGAAGTTGACATCAAG AGTTCCCATAGGTTTGCACGTGTTCTTCCTCCCAGAAGGGACATTTACAGTGAAGAACAGGAGCatatggaggaggaggaagaggaggaggaagaagcagaggaagggttGAGTAACAGAAAGAAGAACACAGTTCCTCTCAAAGAGGAGCAGACACTACAAAATGATGGAATA GGCAGTGATGCCAGTATGATTCAAGAGGTAACTGTCACAGGCAGAATTGGGAGGAAACCAAGGGAGACAACAGTGAAGCCTCGAAAGCCTGTTACTGctccagtgcagaggaggcgTCGGAAGCAGAAGATTAAATCAGATGCTACCAGTAAAACTcagaacacagaaaacacatttcCATGCAAAAAATGTGGCAG AGTGTTCTACAAGGTGAAGAGCCGCAGTGCTCACATGAAAAGCCatgcagagcaggaaaagaagGCAGCTGCACTGaagcagcaagagaaagaggcggcagcagcagcagcagcccacagcCAGGCCCGGCAGGAAGAGAGCAGCGAGAgtgagaacagcagcagtggaagcagcAGTGCAAGCTCCGATGAAGATGGAGAGATATAG